One stretch of Malus domestica chromosome 14, GDT2T_hap1 DNA includes these proteins:
- the LOC103418590 gene encoding 4-hydroxycoumarin synthase 1, with amino-acid sequence MAPLVKDQVEPQHAKILAIGTANPPNVYYQEDYPDFLFRVTKNEHRTDLREKFDRICEKSRTRKRYLYLTEEILKANPSIYTYGAPSLDVRQDMLNPEVPKLGQEAALKAIKEWGQPISKITHLIFCTASCVDMPGADFQLVKLLGLNPSVTRTMIYEAGCYAGATVLRLAKDFAENNEGARVLVVCAEITTVFFHGLTDTHLDILVGQALFADGASAVIVGANPEPEIESPLFEIVACRQTIIPNSEHGVVANIREMGFNYYLSGEVPKFVGGNVVDFLTKTFEKVDGKNKDWNSLFFSVHPGGPAIVDQVEEQLGLKEGKLRATRHVLSEYGNMGAPSVHFILDEMRKKSIEEGKATTGEGLEWGVVIGIGPGLTVETAVLRSESITS; translated from the exons ATGGCGCCCTTGGTTAAGGATCAAGTAGAGCCTCAACATGCCAAAATCCTAGCCATTGGCACTGCAAATCCACCAAATGTCTACTACCAAGAGGACTATCCTGATTTCTTGTTTCGAGTCACTAAAAACGAGCACAGAACGGATTTAAGAGAGAAGTTCGATCGCATAT GTGAGAAATCAAGAACAAGGAAGCGTTACTTGTACCTAACAGAAGAGATTCTAAAGGCTAACCCAAGCATATATACCTATGGAGCCCCATCACTTGATGTGCGCCAAGACATGTTGAACCCTGAGGTCCCAAAGCTAGGGCAAGAAGCAGCATTGAAAGCCATCAAAGAGTGGGGCCAACCTATCTCAAAGATCACCCACCTCATCTTTTGCACAGCTTCTTGCGTTGACATGCCAGGTGCTGACTTCCAATTGGTCAAGCTTCTCGGCCTTAACCCATCCGTCACCAGAACCATGATCTACGAAGCTGGCTGCTATGCTGGTGCAACTGTCCTTCGCCTGGCCAAGGACTTCGCAGAGAACAATGAGGGTGCACGCGTCCTTGTGGTGTGCGCAGAGATCACAACCGTGTTTTTCCACGGACTCACTGACACCCACCTAGACATACTAGTGGGGCAAGCTCTTTTTGCTGATGGAGCATCTGCTGTGATTGTTGGGGCCAATCCAGAGCCTGAAATTGAGAGTCCACTGTTTGAAATCGTGGCATGCAGACAGACGATCATACCTAATTCAGAGCATGGTGTCGTGGCCAACATTCGTGAAATGGggtttaattattatttatcaGGAGAAGTCCCCAAATTTGTTGGTGGAAATGTTGTGGATTTTCTGACTAAGACTTTTGAAAAAGTTGACGGAAAGAATAAGGATTGGAACTCCTTGTTTTTTAGTGTGCACCCTGGTGGGCCCGCTATTGTAGACCAGGTGGAGGAGCAATTGGGTTTGAAGGAAGGGAAACTTAGGGCAACAAGGCATGTGTTGAGTGAGTATGGCAACATGGGAGCTCCATCTGTCCACTTTATTTTGGATGAGATGAGAAAGAAGTCGATTGAAGAAGGCAAAGCTACAACTGGTGAAGGTTTGGAATGGGGTGTTGTAATTGGAATAGGACCGGGACTTACAGTCGAGACAGCCGTGCTGCGTAGTGAATCTATTACAAGCTAA
- the LOC139191572 gene encoding PHD finger protein EHD3-like, producing MNAGVVSNGFSNKSNHHTVTAMCQRAFYNVLVSETFTSLCKVLLQNFQGIKADSVFDFSLINSRMTREDYEHSPMLFSNDMQQVWRKLQVIGTDLISLARNLSDMSRASHNEQFYHLGSDSRAKLEQTEDCGVYSACTCRCCGCHANGKDCLVCDSCEEMYHISCIEPAVKEIPPSWYCTRCTASGIGSPHENCVVCEKLNVAKTVVDGIGGESVSTEEETVNETGENSKWSADDGIQLSEESKRICKTCRLEVKTQ from the exons ATGAATGCTGGTGTTGTATCGAATGGATTTTCAAATAAATCAAACCATCATACAGTTACAGCGATGTGTCAGCGTGCTTTTTataatgttttagtttccgaaACGTTCACCTCGTTGTGCAAAGTCCTGCTGCAAAATTTTCAAGGAATCAAGGCTGACAGCGTTTTTGACTTTAGTCTCATAAACTCAAGGATGACAAGGGAAGATTATGAGCATTCTCCAATGCTCTTCTCAAATGATATGCAACAG GTATGGAGAAAACTTCAAGTGATCGGTACCGACTTGATTTCTCTTGCAAGAAACCTCTCGGACATGTCTAGGGCTTCTCACAATGAACAG TTCTACCACTTGGGATCTGACTCTCGCGCTAAACTGGAGCAAACAGAGGATTGTGGTGTGTACAGTGCATGCACTTGCAGGTGCTGCGGATGCCATGCAAATGGGAAGGATTGTTTAGTATGTGATTCATGTGAGGAGATGTACCATATCTCTTGCATTGAGCCTGCTGTCAAAGAAATTCCTCCAAGTTGGTATTGTACTAGGTGCACTGCAAGTGGTATTGGATCACCCCATGAGAACTGTGTCGTGTGTGAGAAGTTGAACGTGGCCAAGACTGTAGTTGATGGAATTGGAGGTGAAAGTGTTTCTACAGAAGAAGAAACAGTCAATGAGACAGGTGAAAATTCAAAATGGAGTGCAGATGATGGAATCCAGCTATCggaagaaagcaaaagaattTGCAAAACTTGTCGACTTGAGGTAAAAACACAATGA